A genome region from Streptomyces pratensis includes the following:
- a CDS encoding cytidine deaminase — protein MTDSASPVDWDALREAARDAMSRAYAPYSGYPVGAAALVDDGRMITGCNVENASYGIGLCAECGLVSQLAATGGGRLTHFTCVDGTGAVLVPCGRCRQLLYEFGGPELVLETPQGLRTLDEMLPQAFGPQHLG, from the coding sequence GTGACGGACAGCGCGTCACCCGTCGACTGGGACGCGCTGCGCGAGGCCGCCCGGGACGCCATGTCCCGGGCGTACGCCCCGTATTCGGGCTACCCGGTCGGGGCGGCGGCCCTCGTCGACGACGGCCGCATGATCACCGGATGCAACGTCGAGAACGCCTCGTACGGCATCGGCCTGTGCGCCGAGTGCGGGCTGGTCTCGCAGCTGGCCGCCACGGGCGGCGGTCGGCTGACCCACTTCACCTGCGTGGACGGCACGGGCGCGGTGCTCGTGCCGTGCGGGCGGTGCCGGCAACTGCTGTACGAGTTCGGCGGGCCCGAGCTCGTACTGGAGACCCCGCAGGGTCTGCGTACGCTCGACGAGATGCTGCCGCAGGCCTTCGGGCCGCAGCACCTGGGGTAG
- a CDS encoding thymidine phosphorylase encodes MDAISVIRTKRDRGELSPEQIDWVIDAYTRGEVADEQMSALAMAILLNGMNRTEIARWTAAMIASGERMDFGALSRPTTDKHSTGGVGDKITLPLAPLVAACGAAVPQLSGRGLGHTGGTLDKLESIPGWRAHLSNAEMLDVLDTTGAVICAAGDGLAPADKKLYALRDVTGTVEAIPLIASSIMSKKIAEGTGALVLDVKVGSGAFMKTIEDARELASTMVALGTDSGVRTVALLTDMATPLGLTAGNALEVRESVEVLAGGGPKDVIDLTLALAREMLDAAGLKDADPEKALADGSAMDVWRRMISAQGGDPDAELPVAREQHVISAPSSGVLTRLDAYDVGVAAWRLGAGRARKEDPVQAGAGIELHAKPGDTVTEGQPLLTLHTDTPEKFEYALKALPGSYDIAPAGTPFTATPVVRERIA; translated from the coding sequence ATGGACGCCATCTCCGTCATCCGCACCAAGCGGGACCGGGGCGAGCTCAGCCCCGAGCAGATCGACTGGGTCATCGACGCGTACACGCGCGGCGAGGTCGCCGACGAGCAGATGTCCGCGCTGGCCATGGCGATCCTGCTCAACGGCATGAACCGCACCGAGATCGCCCGCTGGACCGCGGCGATGATCGCCTCCGGTGAGCGGATGGACTTCGGCGCGCTCTCCCGCCCCACCACGGACAAGCACTCCACCGGCGGCGTCGGCGACAAGATCACCCTGCCCCTCGCCCCGCTGGTGGCGGCCTGCGGAGCCGCCGTTCCGCAGCTCAGCGGCCGGGGCCTCGGCCACACCGGCGGCACCCTCGACAAGCTGGAGTCCATCCCGGGCTGGCGCGCCCACCTCTCCAACGCGGAGATGCTGGACGTCCTGGACACCACCGGCGCGGTGATCTGCGCGGCGGGCGACGGGCTCGCCCCCGCCGACAAGAAGCTGTACGCGCTGCGCGACGTCACCGGCACCGTCGAGGCGATCCCGCTGATCGCCAGCTCGATCATGTCCAAGAAGATCGCCGAGGGCACCGGCGCGCTCGTCCTGGACGTCAAGGTCGGCTCCGGCGCCTTCATGAAGACCATCGAGGACGCCCGCGAACTGGCCTCCACCATGGTCGCGCTGGGCACCGACAGCGGCGTACGGACCGTCGCCCTGCTCACCGACATGGCGACCCCGCTCGGTCTGACCGCCGGCAACGCCCTGGAGGTGCGCGAGTCCGTCGAGGTCCTCGCCGGCGGAGGCCCGAAGGACGTCATCGACCTGACCCTGGCGCTCGCCCGCGAGATGCTCGACGCCGCCGGCCTCAAGGACGCCGACCCGGAGAAGGCCCTGGCCGACGGCTCCGCCATGGACGTCTGGCGCCGCATGATCTCCGCGCAGGGAGGCGACCCGGACGCCGAACTCCCCGTCGCCCGCGAGCAGCACGTGATCAGCGCCCCCTCCTCGGGCGTCCTCACCCGCCTCGACGCCTACGACGTCGGCGTCGCCGCCTGGCGCCTCGGCGCGGGCCGCGCGCGCAAGGAGGACCCGGTGCAGGCCGGCGCGGGCATCGAGCTGCACGCCAAGCCCGGCGACACGGTGACCGAGGGACAGCCGCTGCTCACCCTGCACACGGACACCCCCGAGAAGTTCGAGTACGCGCTGAAGGCACTGCCCGGCTCGTACGACATCGCCCCGGCCGGCACCCCCTTCACCGCCACGCCGGTAGTGCGGGAACGTATCGCCTGA
- a CDS encoding Uma2 family endonuclease — protein sequence MSALTVDPGPGHGQDWDDLVRIWEETDAPEGCKVEIIEGIVTVSPPPSKDHNTTAELLQRRLYTVIPEDWGIYQTLGVSVPGRAGLYIPDLVVLPRAVASGPGNRVPAEEVRLVVEITSPANANHDRIGKAHGYARAGVELFLLLDPWHTGRPTATLYGEPGDGTYRVLEAVEYGETLTLPEPFKLDLDTGAFPVG from the coding sequence ATGAGCGCACTCACCGTCGATCCCGGACCGGGCCACGGCCAGGACTGGGACGACCTCGTCCGGATCTGGGAGGAGACGGACGCACCCGAGGGCTGCAAGGTGGAGATCATCGAGGGGATCGTCACCGTGTCGCCACCGCCGTCCAAGGACCACAACACCACTGCGGAGCTTCTCCAGCGCCGGCTCTACACCGTCATCCCGGAGGACTGGGGGATCTACCAGACGCTCGGCGTCTCCGTGCCCGGACGGGCCGGGCTGTACATCCCCGATCTCGTCGTCCTGCCGCGCGCGGTCGCGTCAGGGCCCGGCAACCGCGTGCCGGCGGAGGAGGTCCGGCTCGTCGTCGAGATCACCTCACCGGCCAACGCCAACCACGACCGCATCGGCAAGGCCCACGGGTATGCGAGGGCCGGTGTAGAGCTGTTCCTCCTGCTCGACCCGTGGCACACAGGCCGCCCGACCGCGACCCTGTACGGGGAGCCGGGCGACGGCACCTACCGGGTCCTGGAAGCGGTCGAGTACGGCGAGACGCTGACGCTCCCCGAGCCGTTCAAGCTGGACCTGGACACCGGGGCATTCCCAGTCGGCTGA
- a CDS encoding STAS domain-containing protein, which produces MSFGHPAGLPGVDAMTPNALVLTGRITRADVPGLCAELEALLSGTSEAAVVDCDVGGVVRPDLALVEAIARLGLVARRAGGVELRLRNVPAELGALLGLVGLTDVVPNIRPTPE; this is translated from the coding sequence ATGAGTTTCGGGCATCCGGCCGGTCTCCCTGGTGTGGATGCCATGACCCCGAACGCCCTCGTCCTCACCGGCCGGATCACCCGCGCCGATGTGCCGGGCCTCTGTGCAGAGCTGGAGGCGCTGCTGAGCGGTACCTCCGAGGCCGCCGTGGTGGACTGCGACGTGGGCGGGGTCGTGCGCCCCGATCTGGCCCTGGTCGAGGCCATCGCCCGGCTGGGGCTCGTCGCACGCAGAGCCGGAGGTGTCGAACTGCGGCTGCGCAACGTCCCGGCCGAACTCGGGGCGCTGCTGGGCCTGGTGGGACTCACAGACGTGGTGCCGAACATCCGGCCGACCCCGGAGTGA
- a CDS encoding sigma-70 family RNA polymerase sigma factor: MSDLTATADIDSRLEGHRVELTGYCYRMLGSAFEAEDAVQDTLVRAWRNFDKFEGRSSLRSWLYRIATNVCLDMLNAGNKRARPVDLTGPTPLAQAALNPLPENTWLEPMPDGRILPSVADPAEAAVARESVRLAFVAALQHLPPKQRAVLILREVLAWRASEVAELLDTTVASVNSALQRARATLADTDSTAPDTANPLDEEQRKLLDRYVAAFEGYDMAALTALLHEDAVMTMPPFDLWLQGHDDITGFMLSIGASCAGSRLVATEANGTPAFAHYKPNPDGPGFVPWAVQVIDISDGAITGMHCFLDTPRWFPLFGLPDHLEDDAA; the protein is encoded by the coding sequence ATGAGTGATCTGACGGCGACGGCTGACATCGACAGCCGTCTGGAGGGACACCGGGTCGAGCTGACCGGTTACTGCTACCGGATGCTCGGCTCGGCCTTCGAGGCGGAGGACGCGGTCCAGGACACGCTGGTGCGTGCCTGGCGCAACTTCGACAAGTTCGAGGGCCGGTCCTCGCTGCGCTCCTGGCTGTACCGCATCGCGACGAACGTCTGCCTCGACATGCTGAACGCGGGCAACAAGCGCGCCAGGCCGGTGGATCTGACCGGACCGACACCGCTGGCCCAGGCGGCGCTGAATCCTCTCCCGGAGAACACCTGGCTGGAGCCGATGCCGGACGGCCGCATCCTGCCTTCGGTGGCGGACCCGGCGGAGGCCGCCGTGGCGCGGGAGTCGGTGCGCCTGGCGTTCGTGGCGGCCCTCCAGCACCTGCCGCCCAAGCAGCGTGCGGTGCTGATCCTGCGCGAGGTCCTGGCGTGGAGGGCGAGCGAGGTCGCCGAGCTGCTCGACACCACGGTGGCCTCGGTGAACAGCGCCCTGCAGCGGGCCAGGGCCACCCTGGCGGACACGGACAGCACCGCACCGGACACCGCGAACCCCCTGGACGAGGAGCAGCGCAAGCTCCTGGACCGCTATGTCGCGGCCTTCGAGGGGTACGACATGGCTGCCCTGACAGCACTGCTCCACGAGGACGCGGTGATGACCATGCCGCCGTTCGACCTCTGGCTCCAGGGGCACGACGACATCACCGGTTTCATGCTCAGCATCGGTGCGAGCTGTGCGGGTTCCCGGCTGGTGGCGACCGAGGCCAACGGAACCCCGGCGTTCGCCCACTACAAGCCGAATCCGGACGGGCCGGGCTTCGTGCCGTGGGCGGTCCAGGTCATCGACATCTCGGACGGCGCCATCACGGGGATGCACTGCTTCCTGGACACCCCGCGCTGGTTCCCGCTGTTCGGGCTTCCGGACCACCTGGAGGACGACGCCGCGTGA
- a CDS encoding L,D-transpeptidase codes for MGNIRDVRVRRGAVLSVAGLVAAPALVLGTGTGAQAASCTASKGPYQKQAEKWLGRTADGRQSAADCKAIRSFQVSKGITPAIGYAGPVTWRTMKTITAQKAAGKTPNKAKKCPTNKGRIACVDLTRQLSWIQDGAKLKFGPVPVRTGRNGDETRTGSKKIYWRNIDHWSTLYDVRMPYAQFFDGGQAFHSVTKSMYNNPGSAGCVNMRPADAKSYWNLLKNGDDVYVYGRKPGT; via the coding sequence ATGGGGAACATACGCGACGTACGGGTGCGGCGCGGGGCCGTCCTGTCCGTCGCCGGTCTGGTGGCCGCTCCGGCCCTGGTCCTGGGCACGGGCACGGGCGCCCAGGCCGCGTCCTGCACGGCCTCGAAGGGCCCGTACCAGAAGCAGGCCGAGAAGTGGCTGGGCCGGACGGCCGACGGCAGGCAGTCGGCCGCCGACTGCAAGGCGATCCGTTCGTTCCAGGTCTCGAAGGGCATCACCCCGGCCATCGGGTACGCGGGGCCGGTCACCTGGCGCACGATGAAGACGATCACCGCGCAGAAGGCGGCGGGCAAGACCCCCAACAAGGCGAAGAAGTGCCCCACGAACAAGGGGCGCATCGCCTGCGTGGACCTCACCAGGCAGCTGAGCTGGATCCAGGACGGCGCCAAGCTGAAGTTCGGCCCCGTGCCGGTGCGCACCGGCCGCAACGGCGACGAGACCCGGACCGGCTCCAAGAAGATCTACTGGCGCAACATCGACCACTGGTCGACGCTCTACGACGTCCGCATGCCTTACGCCCAGTTCTTCGACGGTGGTCAGGCGTTCCACTCCGTCACCAAGTCCATGTACAACAACCCGGGCTCGGCGGGCTGCGTCAACATGCGCCCGGCGGACGCGAAGTCATACTGGAACCTGCTGAAGAACGGCGACGACGTCTACGTCTACGGACGCAAGCCCGGCACCTGA
- a CDS encoding MFS transporter, with protein MPPASTGASTIVLGAAVPSSPAAVSPTVPDRLTPGGPGYRRMSFALFSAGIATFALLYSTQALLPAVSASFGATAGQASWTVSAATGALALCVLPLSALSERFGRRQMMTASLAVAVVIGLLVPFAPSLGWLIALRAIQGAALAGLPASAMAYLAEEVRPKALVAAIGLFVAGNSIGGMSGRILAGWVAQLWGWRVALGAIGLLAVACAVVFHFLIPKARHFSPASLNPKALAKTVTGHLSNPLLRRLYAIGALFMTVFGAVYTVIGYRLVEEPFGLPQGIVGSIFLVYLVGTASSAAAGRLVARLGRRGALYLAVSTTAAGLLLSLADQLAAVLAGLVLITAGFFAGHAVASSSVSRTATSGRAQASALYQSAYYLGSSAGGTLGAVAFHAGGWAGTVVLGVLAVLGVLSITLFGTRAARVERLRAASPAPVHN; from the coding sequence ATGCCTCCTGCCAGTACCGGGGCGTCCACCATCGTGCTGGGCGCCGCCGTTCCGTCATCCCCCGCCGCCGTCTCTCCGACCGTCCCGGACCGCCTCACGCCCGGCGGCCCCGGCTATCGCCGGATGAGCTTCGCGCTCTTCTCGGCGGGGATTGCGACCTTCGCGCTCCTCTACTCCACCCAGGCCCTGCTGCCCGCCGTCTCCGCGTCCTTCGGCGCGACGGCCGGCCAGGCGAGCTGGACGGTCTCCGCGGCGACCGGTGCGCTGGCCCTGTGCGTCCTGCCCCTCAGCGCGCTCTCCGAGCGCTTCGGGCGGCGCCAGATGATGACGGCCTCCCTGGCTGTGGCCGTGGTGATCGGACTCCTCGTCCCCTTCGCCCCCTCGCTCGGCTGGCTGATCGCACTGCGCGCGATCCAGGGCGCGGCACTGGCCGGACTGCCCGCCTCCGCGATGGCGTACCTGGCCGAGGAGGTGCGGCCGAAGGCCCTGGTGGCCGCGATCGGCCTGTTCGTGGCGGGCAACAGCATCGGCGGCATGAGCGGCCGTATCCTCGCGGGCTGGGTCGCCCAGCTCTGGGGCTGGCGGGTGGCGCTCGGCGCGATCGGGCTGCTCGCCGTGGCCTGCGCGGTGGTCTTCCACTTCCTGATCCCCAAGGCCCGGCACTTCAGCCCCGCCTCGCTCAACCCGAAGGCACTGGCGAAGACCGTCACCGGTCACCTCTCCAACCCGCTGCTGCGCCGGCTGTACGCGATCGGCGCCCTGTTCATGACGGTGTTCGGCGCGGTCTACACCGTGATCGGATACCGGCTCGTCGAGGAGCCCTTCGGCCTCCCGCAGGGCATCGTCGGCTCGATCTTCCTGGTCTACCTGGTCGGCACGGCCTCCTCCGCGGCGGCGGGCCGGCTGGTGGCACGGCTGGGCCGCCGGGGCGCGCTCTACCTCGCCGTCTCGACCACGGCCGCGGGTCTGCTGCTCTCGCTGGCCGACCAGCTGGCCGCCGTCCTGGCGGGCCTCGTCCTGATCACGGCGGGCTTCTTCGCCGGGCACGCGGTCGCCTCGTCCTCGGTGAGCCGTACGGCGACGTCGGGCCGCGCCCAGGCGTCGGCGCTCTACCAGTCCGCCTACTACCTGGGCTCCAGCGCGGGTGGCACGCTCGGCGCCGTCGCCTTCCACGCGGGGGGCTGGGCCGGCACGGTCGTGCTGGGCGTCCTGGCTGTCCTCGGCGTCCTGTCGATCACCCTGTTCGGAACCCGGGCCGCCCGGGTCGAGCGCCTCCGCGCCGCTTCCCCGGCACCGGTGCACAACTGA
- a CDS encoding LysR family transcriptional regulator, with protein MAHQYSSQPRLSPSSYEEDIRAVLAPRLAYFEAVARHEHVTRAAHELGVPQSTLSRAMVRLEQDLGVALFARRGRTVSLTPAGRTFLGSAERALAEVEKAADSVRADADPTAGKVAFGFLHTMGSETVPALIRAFRADHPKVRFQLVQNYGEAMIERLRAGGLDLCLTSPVPDAPDLVAMRLDEQRLRLVVPDDHRLAGRRRVRLAEAAEETFVTLEPGYGLRRITDDLCAEAGFTPRVAFEGEEAETLRGLVAAGLGVALLPPPAVARPGVVELTVTAPRAAREIGVAWLDGHPDTPPVAAFKRFLLSRRGSLLPD; from the coding sequence ATGGCGCATCAATACAGCTCACAGCCGCGACTGTCACCGAGCAGTTACGAAGAAGACATCCGAGCCGTACTCGCGCCACGCCTCGCGTACTTCGAGGCGGTGGCCCGCCACGAGCACGTCACCCGTGCCGCGCACGAGCTCGGCGTCCCGCAGTCGACGCTTTCGCGGGCCATGGTGAGGCTGGAACAGGACCTGGGTGTCGCCCTGTTCGCCCGCCGGGGCCGCACCGTCTCGCTCACCCCCGCGGGCCGCACGTTCCTCGGCTCCGCCGAACGCGCGCTGGCGGAGGTGGAGAAGGCCGCCGACTCGGTGCGCGCCGACGCCGACCCCACGGCGGGGAAGGTCGCCTTCGGCTTCCTGCACACCATGGGCTCCGAGACCGTGCCCGCCCTGATCCGCGCCTTCCGCGCCGACCACCCCAAGGTCCGCTTCCAGCTCGTCCAGAACTACGGCGAGGCCATGATCGAACGCCTGCGGGCGGGCGGCCTGGACCTCTGCCTCACCTCGCCCGTCCCCGACGCCCCGGACCTCGTCGCCATGCGACTGGACGAGCAGCGGCTGCGCCTGGTCGTCCCCGACGACCACCGGCTGGCGGGGCGCCGGCGCGTCCGCCTTGCCGAGGCCGCCGAGGAAACGTTCGTCACGCTCGAACCCGGCTACGGGCTGCGGCGGATCACGGACGACCTCTGTGCCGAGGCCGGCTTCACCCCGAGGGTCGCGTTCGAGGGCGAGGAGGCCGAGACACTGCGTGGTCTGGTCGCGGCCGGGCTCGGGGTGGCGCTGCTGCCGCCGCCCGCCGTCGCCCGGCCCGGCGTGGTCGAGCTGACGGTGACGGCGCCCCGGGCGGCCCGCGAGATCGGGGTCGCCTGGCTGGACGGCCACCCCGACACGCCACCTGTGGCCGCGTTCAAGCGCTTCCTGCTGTCGCGCCGGGGGAGCCTGCTGCCGGACTGA
- a CDS encoding alpha/beta hydrolase, translating into MAQRALPLPAARLGRAVLTAGAAPEVSGVVLLLPDGETDSRRRPTTFSYAAQLPFARTLARAGRGDGLAVHVVRYRTRGWNTDADPAADAHWAADEVVRRYGDIPVCLVGHGMGGRAALRGAGHEAVNSALAMAPWLPEDADPEPEPVKHLAGRRVLIVHGTNDARTNPELSYRLAERAKKANRNTCRFEVHSDGHALRQHRSEVMALASDFIGGSLFARSYARPVADAFAAPPPLGLRMPLAAGFGRSLRH; encoded by the coding sequence ATGGCACAGCGCGCACTTCCCCTGCCTGCCGCCAGGCTGGGACGGGCCGTACTCACGGCCGGAGCAGCACCCGAGGTCAGCGGCGTCGTCCTGCTGCTCCCGGACGGCGAGACCGATTCCAGACGCCGTCCAACCACCTTCTCGTACGCGGCGCAGCTGCCGTTCGCCCGCACCCTGGCCCGCGCCGGCCGAGGTGACGGCCTGGCGGTGCACGTCGTCCGCTACCGCACCCGGGGATGGAACACCGACGCGGATCCGGCGGCCGACGCCCACTGGGCGGCCGACGAGGTCGTACGCCGCTACGGCGACATCCCCGTGTGCCTCGTCGGCCACGGCATGGGGGGCCGGGCGGCCCTGCGCGGCGCCGGGCACGAAGCCGTCAACTCCGCCCTCGCGATGGCCCCCTGGCTCCCGGAGGACGCCGATCCGGAACCCGAACCGGTGAAACACCTGGCGGGGCGCCGGGTCCTGATCGTGCACGGCACGAACGACGCGCGGACGAATCCGGAGCTCTCCTACCGGCTGGCGGAAAGGGCCAAGAAGGCCAACCGGAACACCTGCCGCTTCGAGGTCCACTCGGACGGGCACGCGCTGCGCCAGCACCGGTCCGAAGTGATGGCGCTGGCATCGGACTTCATCGGGGGTTCGCTGTTCGCCCGGTCGTACGCCCGCCCGGTCGCAGACGCGTTCGCCGCTCCCCCGCCGCTGGGACTGCGGATGCCGCTGGCGGCGGGGTTCGGGCGGTCGCTGAGGCACTGA
- a CDS encoding adenosine deaminase, translated as MTSQTLNVPGPDQIRRAPKVLLHDHLDGGLRPGTIVELALAQGYDALPETEPDKLGIWFREAADSGSLERYLETFAHTCAVMQTRDALFRVAAECAEDLAEDGVVYAEVRYAPEQHLTAGLSLEEVVEAVNEGFREGERRARENGHRIRVGALLTAMRHAARALEIAELANRYRDLGVVGFDIAGAEAGYPPTRHLDAFEYLKRENNHFTIHAGEAFGLPSIWQALQWCGADRLGHGVRIIDDIEIAEDGSVTLGRLASYVRDKRIPLEFCPTSNLQTGAADSYAEHPIGLLRRLHFRATVNTDNRLMSGTSMSGEFERLIETFGYTLDDMQWFTVNAMKSAFIPFDERLAMINDVVKPGYAELKSEWLFRQTAVTSGSSSVAG; from the coding sequence ATGACGAGCCAGACCCTGAATGTCCCCGGTCCCGACCAGATCCGCCGCGCGCCCAAGGTGCTGCTCCACGACCATCTCGACGGCGGCCTGCGCCCCGGCACGATCGTCGAACTGGCACTGGCGCAAGGCTACGACGCCCTGCCCGAGACCGAGCCCGACAAGCTCGGCATCTGGTTCCGCGAGGCCGCCGACTCAGGTTCCCTGGAGCGCTACCTGGAGACGTTCGCCCACACCTGCGCCGTCATGCAGACCCGCGACGCGCTGTTCCGGGTGGCCGCGGAGTGCGCGGAGGACCTCGCCGAGGACGGTGTCGTCTACGCCGAGGTGCGGTACGCGCCCGAGCAGCACCTCACTGCGGGCCTGTCACTCGAAGAGGTCGTCGAGGCGGTCAACGAGGGTTTCCGTGAGGGCGAGCGAAGGGCCCGTGAGAACGGCCACCGCATCCGCGTCGGCGCCCTACTCACCGCGATGCGGCACGCTGCCCGCGCGCTGGAGATCGCCGAACTCGCCAACCGCTACCGCGACCTGGGAGTGGTGGGCTTCGACATCGCGGGCGCCGAGGCGGGCTACCCGCCCACCCGCCACCTGGACGCCTTCGAGTACCTCAAGCGCGAGAACAACCACTTCACCATCCACGCGGGCGAGGCCTTCGGTCTGCCGTCGATCTGGCAGGCCCTCCAGTGGTGCGGCGCGGACCGGCTCGGCCACGGCGTCCGCATCATCGACGACATCGAGATCGCCGAGGACGGCAGCGTGACGCTGGGGCGCCTCGCCTCCTACGTGCGTGACAAGCGGATCCCGCTGGAGTTCTGTCCCACGTCCAACCTCCAGACCGGCGCCGCGGACTCGTACGCCGAGCACCCGATCGGGCTGCTGCGCAGGCTGCATTTCCGCGCCACCGTGAACACGGACAACCGCCTGATGAGCGGGACGAGCATGAGCGGGGAATTCGAGCGGCTGATCGAGACATTCGGATACACGCTCGATGACATGCAGTGGTTCACAGTCAATGCGATGAAATCAGCTTTCATTCCTTTCGATGAACGTCTGGCGATGATCAACGACGTGGTGAAGCCCGGATACGCGGAGCTGAAATCCGAGTGGCTCTTCCGTCAGACGGCTGTGACCAGTGGTTCTTCGTCCGTCGCGGGCTGA
- a CDS encoding PspC domain-containing protein — MAALVRPREGRMIGGVCAALARRFNTSASTMRVIFLVSCLLPGPQFLLYLALWVLLPSEKSPAATAW; from the coding sequence ATGGCCGCACTTGTCCGCCCCCGAGAGGGACGCATGATCGGCGGGGTGTGCGCAGCGCTGGCACGGCGCTTCAACACCTCGGCAAGCACGATGCGCGTCATCTTCCTGGTGTCGTGCCTGCTCCCCGGCCCCCAGTTCCTGCTCTACCTGGCGCTGTGGGTGCTGCTGCCGTCGGAGAAGAGCCCGGCCGCGACGGCCTGGTGA
- a CDS encoding VanZ family protein, with product MHVRHSPDGPAVIRFRAAGVLLLLTHLLFVGWLTLRPLDVPWVMAANLQPFAGIRADLALGPAEAVRRIGEGLVLLAPLGILLPMAGGRLLVSPWASLARTVAAGALISMAIELAQTGVPGQVVDVDSLLLNTAGVALAHLLVVPLSRSRLRRGNRAGAGDLSRIGNGTRPYRSETSQGSTPTITRVGIAP from the coding sequence GTGCACGTGCGTCACAGTCCGGACGGCCCGGCCGTCATCCGCTTCCGTGCGGCGGGGGTACTCCTCCTCCTCACACATCTTCTGTTCGTCGGCTGGCTGACGCTGCGCCCGCTCGACGTGCCCTGGGTCATGGCGGCGAACCTCCAGCCGTTCGCCGGGATCAGGGCGGACCTGGCCCTGGGCCCGGCCGAGGCCGTGCGCCGCATCGGTGAGGGCCTCGTGCTGCTCGCACCGCTGGGCATACTGCTGCCGATGGCCGGAGGCAGGCTGCTGGTCTCCCCGTGGGCCTCGCTGGCCCGTACGGTCGCGGCCGGGGCGCTGATCTCCATGGCCATCGAGCTCGCACAGACCGGGGTGCCGGGCCAGGTCGTCGACGTCGACTCGCTGCTCCTGAACACCGCCGGTGTCGCGCTGGCGCATCTCCTGGTCGTCCCGCTGTCACGGTCACGGCTCCGCCGGGGCAACCGGGCGGGGGCCGGCGACCTGTCCCGGATCGGGAACGGGACCCGGCCGTACCGCAGTGAGACCTCTCAGGGATCGACCCCGACGATTACCAGGGTCGGCATCGCCCCGTAG